In Brachypodium distachyon strain Bd21 chromosome 5, Brachypodium_distachyon_v3.0, whole genome shotgun sequence, the genomic window GATGGCTGGAAGGGGATGGAAGACACGGGTACTTTCGGAATTTCAATATTGTTGGCAACCATTTAACAGTTTAACTAACATAATAGGATTGATAACTCACGGCAGTGGTATTTTGGCATGCTAAAACTGAATTATAGTGGTATTTTGACAAGGCTAATTATTTGAGTGGTATTTTGAAACTTTAGGTTCTTCATAGCGGTAGCATGTCAATTCTCTCGTATCAAAGATGAGGTTATAACCAGGCACTGAACCGTGAACCCAACTTTACACATGATCCCTTCTCATGTTCCATGATTAGAATCACCCCTTGACCCTTGAGAGAATTGACATAGTACCACTATGTGAAACCAAAGGATCCAAAATACCACTCAAATGACCAGTCATTTCAGAATACCATTACAATTCAAAATACCACTAGAGTCTAACGGGCCCTAACAGCCACAAAATCGAAGCTACAAGCTACCATCACAGTCGAGAGCTGCCATTACCATGTTTCGTGCGGAGGACAGTAGCCGAAAACACTAGATCATCGGGAAGCACACGTTGCAGTGAAGCCCGACGGACCCAACGGGGAGCCGACATTGCGCTGGAACAAAGGGGATCCAGATGTCACAGTGGAGCAGAGGGgagccacggcggcgcgggagctggaggggccggcgggcggcgatgGGGTGCGGGAGTGTAGGCGGGTGGCCGGAGCGGCACGACCAAGATCCCTCATGGGCAGCGGGGCAAGAGCTGTAGGGGCGCATCATTGGAGGGTGGAGCCGCCACCATGGCTGGGACCCTGGATGGAGAGTGGATTTGAGGACTACTTGAGGTCGGGGataagaaaggaaaaggacaATGTGACATCTTTTTTACGGGTTGACTAACCGTCAACTGACGGTAGTACTAGTCTGACATGAAATTACTGGATTTAAGTGGTATTTTAAAATGAGTGGTTATTTTAGTGGTATTCCAGAACTCTTGGTTTTAGCATTGGTTTTAGCGTAGCGGTACCACGTAAATTCTCTATTTGACCCTTCGGTGCCTCCTTGAACACTTCGTCTTCAACCTGCAAAACCATGGCGCCGTCGACGGCGACTCGGCGGCCGTGGCAATGCCCCGCGCGACTGCGTTTCGGCGGCCACCCGCGGCCACAGAGTTGCCCCGCGCCACGGCAACTTGATGGCACGGCCACAACGCTGCCCCGCAGGACGGCGACCCGGCGGCCGTGCCCAAGGAAATTCCGCGTTTTCCATCGGAATGAGCCGCTTCCTCTCTGAGCGAGACATGGAAGTCTGATTCTGCAGCACCACATCGAACCTTGATCTGTAGTTCCTCTCTGAAGTTCCAATATTTTCTTGTTGTGCAGAGAAGCAATGTCTGATGTGATAAGTCGATGTATGATGCACGGAATGATTCCACTGAAGATTCAATGCCAATTTTTTACTCTATTTATTTGACTCGGTGGAGTGAATAGGTTGCAGAAATTTGCTGACCTATGTTATTTCCCTCTTTAAAAGTGACATCTACAGTGCATGTTTGCTGAAGATTCAGTGTGAATTTTTCACTCTGTTTATTCGACGAGTGAATCGCAGAAGAAATTTACTGAGCTGGGCACTTTTCCTCTGTTAAAAGTGAAAACTACAGCTTCACTTACACAATATGAAATGATGACTAGTGCAAATCAAaacggaaaaaagaaaaggctaaataCTTCATCTTGCAAGGAGAACACATGCACGATGCAGCCAAAATGGCAGTCAATTGTTTCGGTTTGTCGTACAAACAACTCGACAACAATTTCGAGCTACTCAACTGTTTCAGTTTGTCGAAATAAACAATTGGGAGCTCTCAGAACTACGATATTCAGAGATGCAGAAAATAGTAATCTAGGCAAAATATTGGCACAAAGCCCATTCAAAAACCATGCAACAACGAACGGTTGGTTTCTTGTGCTAAAACCAGCCCACCCGAGTGTAAGTCATAAAACTGACATGGTTGCTCGTACATTTTAGGATTATTTTAGATTTAACCGCCTTTGTTCTTTAAATGGAGGTGACGTATCCGACAACTACAAGACACCTGTGGTAACTTCATCAATTTCAAGATTTGACGGCTCTGTCTCTCCGAATGGCTCATAGGAGAAGTAGGGCGTACACGTGTGCATGCGTATTTTTGATTGTCTATATTTGCACTGTgtgttttcaaaaaaaaaaacaatatgcGACACATGAACTTCTTGAATGAGCTTTCTTAGACAGGTTACACTAGAGGAGAATGTAGAGTCCAATGAGCGAGCCGATGGGGTAACGCCACGCAGAGGAGAAAGCCAATCCACTTACGAGCAACATTGCCCACACGTTTTGAGAAGAGACACTGAAAAAGCATATGAACAACATACTCAGAGCTTCGACGACAAAGTTGACAACGGAACCGTTATTGATGTCAACGATGGGAAGATGGTTTACCCAACCAGACAAAAAGTGCTTACATTCAGATGGGCCTGTGTTTTTAAACATGCAaaaagggggaggaggaggtgggggcaTGGCATAGGATAATACTTCggagattgaaaaaaaatgaataacCACGAACAAGTGTTTAGGAAGAGTACTCCGGAGCGACGCAGAACAGGGACGCATATGAGTTTGGTGGCTGACATGCGAGTCCCGCGTGTTAACCACCCAAAGTGACTGCAGCAGTTCACTGAATCCTTGTCCGTGTAGAGCAGGATCCTGACCGGGATGCACTTGTCACCGTCTCTGTGGAATCATCCAGGCGTCGCGTCAGCGCGGAAGGACTAACTCAAAGTCTCAACCTCGATGGCTTCATGTTGTATAAAAAGCGAAAACGCCTTACACCGAAACGAGCCACGCAGCCAGCCCGCGTGTCCTCGCATCCACGCGTGCCACCCCGCATGAGCGGACACGTAGCTTCATCTCGCCAGCGCGAGGAACAAACAAATACTCACactcccctcctccttcccagccccccccccccccccccccctccccccaccGTAATCCAATCGCCTAGCACAACTCCTCCGGCCACCGATCGGTGTATCCGTCGATTTGGGAGAGAAGAACGCCGCCGCTGACATCCGATCAATCCGGAGCGGCCATGTCGGGGATCTCGCTGGCGGTGGGTCCGCGGTCGGACCCGGACAGCGGCGcggagcggcagcagcagcagccgtcgGCGACGATGCTGGGCGGCGTGATGGGGTCCCTCCGCGTGATCGAGCTCCAGCTAGTCGCCTTCATCATGGtcttctccgcctccggccTCGTCCCGCTCATCGACCTCGCCTTCCCCGTCGCCACCACGCTCTAcctcctcgccctctcccGCCTCGCCTTCCCTTCGCTCCCCGCCgcgcactccgccgccgccaagtcCCAACAGGAGATCTTCCGCGGCAGCAAGCTGTTCCAGGTGTACGTGGTGCTGGGCACCACGGTGGGCCTCTTCCTGCCGCTGGCGCACGTCCTGGGCGGCTTCGCCCGCGGGGACGACGCCGCGGTCCGCTCCGCCACGCCGCATCTCTTCCTGCTCTCGTGCCAGATCCTGACGGAGAACCTGGTGGGCACCCTGGGCGTCTTCTCGCCGCCGCTCAGGGCACTCGTCCCGCTGCTCTACACCGTGCGCCGCGTCTTCCTCATCGTGGACTGGATCTACGACGTCTGGTCCGACAGCAAGTTCCTCACACGCAGCACGCCGGTTCAGGAGAAGGCCTGGGTCTGGTTCGGGAGGTACCTCGCCGTGGCTAACCTGGTTTACTTCTCCGTGAACCTGTTTGTGTTCCTCATCCCAAGGTTCCTCCCTCGGGCGTTCGAGAAGTACTTCCGCATGCGGGACGAGGTGTGCTCCAAGACGGCGGAAGACAGGCGGGTGAGGGATGAGGACGACGACGGTGCCGCGGCGGCCAAATCGGTGGGCGACAAGAAGGCCGACTGACTCACTGAGTGACTTGCTGAGGTCGATGGTTAATTAGATCATGTTCCGTGTTGATGCAGCTGCGTTGTTAGTGTCAGTGTGTGCTCTCTGTAGCTTTGTAAGTCAGCCTTACTTGTGCCCACCTGTGTCTGTTTATGGGGATCGATCGTGACAtatggactttttttttcgaaaagacTGAGCTGCTGTGCATCCAGGTTCTCGTTCTGTACTTTTGAGGATCATCGCGTGTCTTTGCTTCTTAACACGTGATGATTGATGAGCCACTGTGTAGTATGATTTTTCGCTGGTGTACTTGTTGTTGGGCAGCCGGTACCAAAACTGTTTTTTCGATCAACGACACGCGAGTGTTCACTAGCGCACCCGTTTCTCCACCACCTTGACGCTGAACCGCTCCACCCCTGAATTGCGCACCGAGTGTTGGTGTCGCGACGTTGGCATTGGACCTCACACGCACACATCAGAGACGCATCGCGTTCTCAATCATATTGGTCTGCACTCTGCACGAAAGACTTGTACTACGTACAACGTTCTCATTTCGGGTCCCCTGAAATCCACGGCCGTTTGATCCCCCGCTTCGCTGCCCACCTAGCAAACGACGCATGCTGCAGCCGATGAGTTAACTTCCAATAAACCCACGATTAATCAACCCCAACGGACGAACGGCATGTACGCCATTTCAAAACCCGAGCGTGCCGCGCTTCCAGGCCGTCGAACGTGGAGGCCGGCGATGGCCTAATCCACAACCACTCACCTGTATTTCAGCCTCCGTCTCGCCTTCTCCGTTCCCCCCTCTCGCGTCTCGCGGCCATGAGCACCTGTAGCACCGCCCATTCCCGCAGCCACGCCCGCGCGTGTCCTCGGCCTCACTGCAACCTCCAGGACGCCATTAATCAACGCTGCGCCGCCTGCCTGGAACGGCGGCTGAGCGGCCTGGAGCGGCAATGGGATGAATACAAGACCAGCCGCCGCACAGCAGCGGCGcggccgcgccaccgccgcagccgctcGGACACCACGCCTTCGTCGGCCGTCgtcaccggcgccggcccggAAACGCCGGGCGGCCACTTCCCCATCGTCCTCTGCTCGCCGAGGAAGCTCCTCTCCTCGCTCCAGCAGGccgccagcagcagcgacgCAAGtgctggcgccggcgccgtcacCGTTGGAGATGCCATTGGCATTGGCAATGGCAAGAGGAGCCGAGCCCGGCGTtacgaggaagacgacatCCAGGACGCGTCCAGCGTCTGCTCCGTGGATGCCgccgtggccatggccgccgctgccgccgcctcgtcgtgctcctgctcctgcgagTGTACCATTCCACGCTGCCCTTGTGGCTACGGCTGCGGCTACTCGTCCATTTCATCGTGCTCGGGATCCACCGCGGCCACGTCGCTGTTCTCGCTTGGGGAGGGTAATGCGACTGCTGTGGCCGCCGAGATGAGGAAGACGGAGGGAGGCAGCAGATGGACCGCGTGTGGGGTTGGACGGTTTGCCGCCATTGCCGTTGCTGGAGTGGCGGTTTTgggggccgtggccgtggccgtcgTGGAGTTTGGCATGGACGATGGCCGTATGGAGTTTCTAGTGCCCACATGATAGAATCCCAGGGTATGTTATGTAAGTTGCAAATTCTAGTCAAATCCCCTGTGTCTTTTCGAACGATCTAGTCAGATCTGGAACTTTTCTGGTACGTCTTTTTTCAGTTCAATCGTAAGTCAACGACATGGTTTGTGCACACGAAGGTGTCACAATTATCACAGGAAAAGGATCAGAAAAAGATTTGTGTGCTGTAAGATTAATTACAGGGTTTTTGCAGTGTTGTGTGCTGTAAGATTAATTACACAAAATTTATTTTGAGTTTGGAAATAGAGCTGCAGGAATTTTTCATATATACCCAGTTAATCAGCACCACTATAATCCGTGTTCACAGAACAATAGTACAGGAAAGCGCATTTAAATTTGGTTTTGGACATTCTTTTTTTGGTGTGGCTATATCTAAGTCACATGGttttaagaaaaaacttaAATATAAGTTGACGAATCAGAACCGTTGAATTAATGTGTGTAGATGTCATTTTACCCTTCTTTTTCGTTATCCATGTCGAATCTAAAATCACAAATCAAATCCAACGGCTAAGAAAAGACCGAGGAATtaacttatctctaactaaaatcaggcaacttagatatagcgGAAATGTTTTTTAGCTGATATTTTGGACATGCTAGTAATTTAGTGTGCTGAAAAAGGATTTCCAGTCAGCCGTTTTATGTGGATAGAACATGTATCTTTCATTCAAGAGGTTTATGTACGGGTGTATTTAAATAGTTTTAGAAAGAAGTACTCCAGTATTTAGTACCCTTGGAATAATTTTGCCCGGTGGCGCGGCTTTCTTGTTCGAGCCTCCAACCGGTGACTCCCAACGGTCTCCCTCACCTCCGGAGGCCATTGCCATTTTGGCATCTAGAGCCGGAGGAGACCTCGGATATGTACATTCAACCCCGGTTTTAGTTTTTGGCTGTCGACAGTAAGACACCGACGACGTTAATGGTTCCAAATAAGTACCTTATGTAGCGGCACTCATTCTAGCGTTGGTGAGGGGCCCATTAGGACTGGTGTGGTCGGTTTTCATCTAGATCGAACCAGCGGCTTTGCCTGTGAGCATGCTATGATGACCCGAAACGAATGGCCAGTTAGGACAGACATTTGTTGGGGCTTTTTTTGGCGTGCAGATGATTCCATCCACACCTCTAGCCTCCTCACTCACCTCTGACCGCCTCCAGTGCCTCATACATGGTGAGTTTGGTACAAGTAGGCGTCGTCAAGAGGATGTCAGCAGACCCTCAAACGTCAAATTGTTGACGGATACATTAACAACGAAAGAATATCGTCGGTTCAATCCTGAAAAATATCCGAATAAATTGCAAGCGCGCATGTTAAGTTTAGAATTTGAACCGGATCGGAGTCGAGACAAGTGAGCTACACTCAATTCACGCAAACATTTACAGCTTATTCAGATTgagatcaacaacaacaacaacgggCGAGAGCCCAGACGGCCCCGGCCAGTCCCGTACTTCGGTCAATGTCATTCCATTCCGGCAACGCGTCCGGTCTGGCCCAAATTCCATGACGACATGCCGTAAGCTGTCTTGCTCGGTCACCCGAGCCTATTCTTCTTCTATCACGATGGGGCTCGACGAGTTGTACCCGCCGGCCCTCTCCCGGATCCTCGCCGGGATCTCGGCACGGAGCACCTGCACCTGGAACACGACGCCCTCGCCCTCACCGCTGACCAGCTCGAACACGCACCCGTCGCCGAGCCTCAGCGCGTTGTCCACCGCGAAGCTCCGCCACCCCGCGTCCAGCCGCTGGATGGGGCGCCCACCGGTGAACCGCATCTCCCAGGACCGCCCCTGCCATGTCAGGGtagccggcgccggcttcggTGGGAGGAACGGCGCCAGCGACCTCGGAACCACCTGACCACCAGACCAACATGCTGACAGCAAATTTAATGCCAGGGAAAACTTACTCGAGAAAACATTGGAACCACCGGAGTAAAATCAGATCTGTGTAGAGAGCATCGTTTTACCACTTGAAATGGCGGCTGGATGTGGGACCTGCAGACGACGCATGCGAAGTACGGCTTCCCCAGAAGAGGGAGGATCCTGGGCTGCATCTTCTCCACGCGCGCTTTCGCCGGCCGCGGATCGGGTTTATCTGGAGGGCCTGCAGCAATGGCCGCTTGGTTACTGTCCCCTGCAGCACCTGGGCTCGGCATTGCATTATCATTTGcacctgcatctgcatgcattCCAATTGCAAGCCATTCATGCTGATTATTTCGCAGGGAATGCTCCATGCCTCCATGCTCACTGAAATGGGGAAAGGGAAACAGTGATGCAGAATGTGCAGGGATTACCTGCGATGCCGCCTGATTCTTGGGAGGAATGGTGGCTCAGATCCAAGGGAGGGGTGGTCACGGTGCTGGATTCGGCTGGGATGGCCTCTGCCTGAAGACCACAACAGCATGCACAAATCAGACAACGCGAAAGATACATTAAGGACCAAGTTGTGCAGGGCCCCAAAGAGCaaggcggggaagaagaacaacTATCGGGGAAGAACAAGGCGCATATTGAATCTTGCGAATAGAGGTGGAGAGGGTGATCACGAGAAATATTGGTCTGAGGTGGATCCTTACCATCGCTAGGATTTGGGAGGACGGCGACAGTGGAACGGAGGCCTGGACCTGGAGGGGAGGAGATAGAGAAAGGCAAAGCCTATTTGTACAGTCCCTGGCAGCTCGCGTGGACACATAGAGGAGATAGAGAAACGCAAATCACAGTAACCGGGAAACACACAGTCACCCCTTGTCAACAGGCATGGCACCTGCAGGGTCTGTTATAGGATTAATCTTTTCAATAATCTTACCCGTACTCTTTGAGTTTACCTGTTATCCATACCCATATCCGGTAACTGGTACTTTTTCCCATACCCGGTAACTGGTACTTTTTCCCATACCCGTCTGACGGATGACGGTTACCCCGCGTAAGAATACGTTTAATAAAATTTGATCCATAAGAACAAGTTCCTTAGAAACGGCATCATATTTCTCAAAACCACAACAATTTTGTCATAAACAATACTATATTAACACATtataaacaacaacaacaacacataaAAGCTAATACTATATCGTTTAAAACTGTAAATGGCAACACATCGCACATGTATGAGTTTATTATAGAGGTAAACGGGTAAAAGGGTATGGGTTATGCATTCCCATACCTGTACCTGCTTTGCCCGATGGGTATGAAGTATTTCCCATTTGCGTACCCGCGGGTTAAAATTATGTCCCAAACCCATACCATAATGGCATACCCCTTGaacatgcatggttgcatTTATATTAATTTCATCCCTAAATACAAGAAGTCTTTATTTTgtcctactccctccatctctcTTTACCAGGCGTTCTATTTGAGCAACCCAGTCCATTTGTAAGAGGCGTATTGATCTTTTGGCATTAAAGTATCCGGCTTTCTCTCGAACAACCTCATGCGATTGGACAGTGGCTTGGGTGGGCACACGTTCATTGGGTAGTTTGGTCAAAAAGCAAACTCCCGTGGCTGCCTTGGTACGGGTGACAAAACCAAAACGCCCGGTAGGGCAGAGGGAGTAAGTCAAATTTGTTAACAGTTTTGTTATATTTAAGTTCGAGATAAGTTGATTTCACCCATTGGATATGATTTGTTTTTAAGATTCGAAACGAAcgatgaaaaaaaagagagtgtGATGTCGTCCAAATAATAATCAATGACTCTGATATGTCAACtgagtttaattttttttcttaaaaatcaagCAACTGAGATATATCCACAAccatttgttaaaatttgacaaaGCCTATTTTATAATCCGAAATACTCGCAAACCGAATAGAC contains:
- the LOC100824876 gene encoding uncharacterized protein LOC100824876 — protein: MSGISLAVGPRSDPDSGAERQQQQPSATMLGGVMGSLRVIELQLVAFIMVFSASGLVPLIDLAFPVATTLYLLALSRLAFPSLPAAHSAAAKSQQEIFRGSKLFQVYVVLGTTVGLFLPLAHVLGGFARGDDAAVRSATPHLFLLSCQILTENLVGTLGVFSPPLRALVPLLYTVRRVFLIVDWIYDVWSDSKFLTRSTPVQEKAWVWFGRYLAVANLVYFSVNLFVFLIPRFLPRAFEKYFRMRDEVCSKTAEDRRVRDEDDDGAAAAKSVGDKKAD
- the LOC100825175 gene encoding B3 domain-containing protein Os04g0386900; the encoded protein is MAEAIPAESSTVTTPPLDLSHHSSQESGGIADAGANDNAMPSPGAAGDSNQAAIAAGPPDKPDPRPAKARVEKMQPRILPLLGKPYFACVVCRSHIQPPFQVVVPRSLAPFLPPKPAPATLTWQGRSWEMRFTGGRPIQRLDAGWRSFAVDNALRLGDGCVFELVSGEGEGVVFQVQVLRAEIPARIRERAGGYNSSSPIVIEEE